Proteins encoded in a region of the Acidobacteriota bacterium genome:
- a CDS encoding nuclear transport factor 2 family protein, with amino-acid sequence MAEDAWNARDPQRAALGYSADSRWRNRNDFVRGRDQIVAFLKQKWARELEYRLIKELWAFEGNRIAVRYAYESHDSQGQWWRSYGNENWEFDGEGLCALRYSSINDLALKESERLYHWPLGPRPLDHPGLTELGL; translated from the coding sequence ATGGCTGAGGATGCCTGGAATGCCCGCGATCCCCAGCGCGCTGCGCTCGGCTATTCGGCCGACAGCCGCTGGCGCAACCGCAACGACTTCGTCCGCGGCCGTGATCAGATTGTGGCGTTCCTGAAGCAGAAATGGGCGCGCGAGCTCGAATACCGTTTAATCAAGGAGCTCTGGGCGTTCGAGGGCAACCGCATCGCCGTGCGCTATGCCTATGAAAGCCACGATAGCCAGGGGCAGTGGTGGCGCTCCTACGGCAACGAGAACTGGGAATTTGATGGGGAAGGGCTGTGCGCGCTGCGCTATTCCAGCATTAACGACCTGGCCCTCAAGGAAAGTGAGCGCCTTTATCATTGGCCGCTCGGCCCGCGCCCGCTGGACCACCCCGGCCTCACCGAACTCGGTTTGTAA
- a CDS encoding MBL fold metallo-hydrolase, with product MPPPIVNVGYRSTNYWMLGAGPNRLLVDLGWPGTLGKMKAAWQRAGVPAGEVRYGLATHYHMDHAGLAEELKREGMRLIVLEQQVAAIPAMRAHMKPGDHYIEITSDGNLVMAAAESRRLLAELGLSGEIVPTPGHSDDSVSLLLDDGSVFTGDLPPLGLATEEELPAVTASWDRLRGLGARWIYPAHGPQRSLMA from the coding sequence ATGCCGCCACCCATCGTTAACGTCGGCTATCGCTCGACCAACTATTGGATGCTCGGCGCCGGGCCGAATCGGCTGCTGGTCGATCTGGGTTGGCCGGGAACGCTGGGCAAAATGAAGGCGGCGTGGCAGCGCGCGGGCGTGCCCGCCGGCGAGGTGCGCTACGGCCTGGCAACGCATTACCACATGGATCACGCCGGACTGGCCGAAGAGCTGAAGCGCGAAGGCATGCGGCTGATCGTCCTGGAGCAGCAAGTGGCGGCGATTCCGGCGATGCGCGCCCACATGAAGCCGGGCGATCACTACATCGAGATCACCAGCGACGGCAACCTGGTAATGGCTGCTGCGGAAAGCCGGCGGCTGCTGGCCGAACTCGGCCTGAGCGGCGAGATCGTTCCTACGCCCGGGCACAGCGACGACAGCGTTTCTCTGCTGCTCGACGATGGCAGCGTGTTTACCGGTGATCTGCCGCCGCTGGGCCTGGCCACCGAAGAAGAACTGCCGGCGGTCACGGCAAGCTGGGACCGGCTGCGCGGGCTCGGGGCTCGCTGGATTTATCCCGCTCATGGTCCCCAGCGCTCGCTGATGGCGTGA
- a CDS encoding choice-of-anchor D domain-containing protein, with translation MTRPPRFLMSLVSLLAFAAALPLGAQQLTVKPIAGGGPNAMPALKANFIAGVTGLAGDAAGNLYISDVNHVFRMDNSGNLTLLAGTGATHVCANTASDPCPGAVRSGAATEATLSNVAAIAADSGGDVYVADYLDNVVWKIDTAGKISVFAGTGVAGYSGDGGAANQAQLLGPQGVAVDGAGDVFIVAGGANGVAAHVREVSAAGVMSTVAGGGGATQALAYPYASISAVAADGSGHLYVTDLGSPTAFPTLTQITLANGNVTVVAGGGTVAPAAGATATKVSLSGLLGDSVDSAGNVYFATSTAQGGLWEIAAGSSTLTQVIAAPNTFLGAIYVSAAGKLYVGENMQVYEAAAGGASALVAGNGNAYDSFIHAQASDPIYPALNTALDPAAAWSDGSGNVYVATYRDNDSGKPGRLSLVTPDGNIAQIAGGTPMVNPAAVAANAAGTLFVADNLTSTVYAITPAGVVSAYAGNGKTGFSGDGGAATSAQLANPNALAIDGAGNLYIGDSSNHDVRRVDAKTGVITTVAGIVGSGTDSGDGGAATAATFNGPWAVALDGAGNLYIGDSNNPYAAVTAADVSGRIREVNAKTGIITTVAGCACGTQGAGDGAAATAATLGPIGGVAVDGAGNLYIADAFNAKIREVIAASGNIVTLAGNGVDNYSTGTGVAAQTEIGEPMMPQLDAKGNLYFVERNSHRVLEVVNAVGVPVASGASLTFAAQATGTTSASQTVTFTNPGLAADAISGISASGDFSESNNCGTSLAPGATCTVTVTFTPAALGTRSGTLALATNLGATSVALIGTGAAPATAGLLSSALSFGSQATGTTSGAQTITVSNGGGVPLSITSISVTGPFAQTNGCGSSVAAGASCSVSVTFSPTATGAASGALTINDSAAGSPQTVSLSGTGIAPGVAITPSQLAFGSVTVGTPSAALGVTIGNSGSSALTVSAVTASGDFSVAGSCATIPVNGSCSLAVIFTPTATGARTGTLTITDNASSGTQTVPLSGTGAAAGLSLTPANLSFAPTLVGTSSPARTLTLSNSGTTAVSSLTVTAVGAFSAANSCGATLAAGATCTLQVQFTPQVSGAESGALVITSSLGTQAVVLSGTGVAPGANLSVGALQFGGQLSGTSSPAQTVVLTNSGTAALSITSIAASSGFAESNNCTGGTLAVGASCGINVSFAPSSTGPVTGTLTVTAGGTVQTVALSGQGTAPGLALTPPSLAFGAQAVGTASQAQTILVSNNGTAAATLSSISASGDYTLVSGCSTTAPLAPGASCPVSVTFTPSAGGARAGAVVLSGTGGLGSLATLSGTGTQPGILASPAQLSFGSQTVGAPSNPQTVTISNTGSAPLSLSGIAASGDFSAATTCGSSLAAGANCVINVTMNATTTGTRTGTLNLYDSVDGLHPIALTGVGVAAGASLSPSALAFGSQPIPGANAALTGAPQTVVLTNSGTAVLSIQFIAVSGEFTASSTCGASLAAGASCSIAVTFAPVLQGHQTGALTITDSAGTQAVSLAGDGSPNGLVLSPSVLNFGGVTVGQPSQPQTATLTNNSGLAINSLVITASGEFSQTNTCSTGLAASASCTINITLTPALAGPLTGAISFTGALASSASNPALTMRARRLAAARGSSSLAVVAMAGSGGSASLTTTPTSLSFGSEPVGTASAAQTVKLTNGGTVAVSGLTIVSTPDFPFTTTCTSTLAAGANCSVAVTFDPTASGQRTGSLNITASGGLTAQVAMVGAAGAAAPQLMVSPTSLTFASELTGSTSSAQTVTLNNQSNSAISIAGITASGDFATTNTCGSSLAAGASCTAAVTFTPTATGSRSGTLTVTYGGSNTQTVSLSGTGSALTASIASGSSNTASVTAGGTASYGLVFTPSAGASGSFSVSCAGAPQGVNCTAAPTSFTISGTQAAAVTVTVVTTARGSRAVPPPDAPAGWPPAANWALGALGLLLLAGWLGLRGRARRRLVAGIGFCALSLMVACGGGAGSGGSSSTSGTPAGTYTLTVTASGTSGNAVQKLTLIVQ, from the coding sequence ATGACACGCCCCCCCCGATTCCTCATGTCCTTAGTGTCTCTTCTGGCGTTTGCGGCGGCGCTGCCGCTGGGCGCCCAGCAGCTCACCGTGAAACCCATCGCGGGCGGCGGACCCAACGCCATGCCGGCGCTGAAGGCCAATTTCATCGCCGGGGTGACGGGACTGGCGGGCGACGCGGCCGGCAACCTGTACATCTCCGACGTGAACCACGTGTTCCGCATGGACAACAGCGGCAACCTGACGCTGCTGGCGGGCACCGGCGCCACCCATGTCTGCGCCAACACGGCATCCGACCCCTGCCCGGGCGCGGTCCGGAGCGGGGCGGCGACGGAAGCGACGTTGTCGAACGTCGCGGCCATCGCGGCCGACAGCGGCGGGGACGTGTACGTCGCCGACTATCTCGACAATGTCGTGTGGAAGATTGACACGGCGGGCAAGATCAGCGTATTCGCCGGCACGGGCGTGGCCGGATACAGCGGCGATGGGGGAGCGGCGAATCAGGCCCAGTTGCTGGGGCCGCAGGGCGTGGCGGTGGACGGGGCCGGAGACGTGTTCATCGTCGCCGGCGGGGCCAACGGCGTTGCCGCGCATGTGCGCGAGGTCAGCGCGGCGGGCGTGATGTCGACCGTGGCCGGGGGCGGAGGCGCCACGCAGGCGCTGGCGTACCCGTACGCGTCCATCAGCGCGGTGGCGGCGGACGGCAGCGGGCATCTGTATGTTACCGATTTGGGGAGCCCGACGGCGTTCCCGACCCTCACCCAGATCACGCTGGCCAACGGCAACGTGACTGTAGTCGCCGGTGGCGGCACGGTGGCGCCGGCGGCCGGGGCCACCGCCACCAAGGTCAGCCTTTCGGGCCTGCTGGGCGACAGCGTGGACAGCGCGGGCAATGTGTATTTCGCCACGTCGACGGCCCAGGGCGGCCTGTGGGAGATCGCAGCGGGGAGCAGCACGTTGACGCAGGTGATCGCGGCTCCGAACACGTTTTTGGGCGCCATCTACGTCAGCGCGGCGGGCAAACTGTATGTGGGCGAAAACATGCAGGTGTATGAGGCCGCGGCGGGCGGGGCAAGCGCGCTGGTGGCGGGGAACGGCAACGCCTACGACTCGTTTATCCACGCACAGGCCTCCGATCCGATCTACCCGGCCCTGAACACGGCGCTGGATCCGGCGGCGGCGTGGTCGGACGGCAGTGGCAACGTGTACGTGGCGACGTATAGAGACAACGACAGCGGGAAACCGGGACGGCTGAGCCTGGTCACTCCGGACGGCAATATCGCCCAGATCGCGGGCGGCACACCGATGGTGAACCCGGCGGCGGTGGCGGCGAACGCCGCGGGCACGCTGTTTGTGGCCGACAACCTGACCTCGACGGTGTACGCGATTACGCCGGCAGGGGTGGTCAGCGCGTACGCGGGCAACGGCAAGACCGGATTCAGCGGGGACGGCGGCGCGGCAACGAGCGCGCAACTGGCCAACCCGAACGCGCTGGCGATTGACGGCGCGGGGAACTTGTACATCGGCGATTCGTCGAACCACGACGTGCGGCGGGTGGACGCCAAGACGGGGGTCATCACGACGGTCGCCGGCATTGTGGGCAGCGGCACCGACAGCGGGGACGGCGGCGCGGCGACGGCGGCGACGTTCAACGGACCGTGGGCGGTCGCGCTGGACGGGGCAGGAAACCTGTATATCGGCGACAGCAACAATCCGTACGCGGCGGTGACGGCGGCGGACGTGAGCGGGCGGATTCGCGAGGTGAACGCCAAGACGGGCATCATCACGACGGTCGCCGGTTGCGCATGCGGCACGCAGGGAGCGGGGGACGGAGCGGCGGCGACGGCGGCCACGCTGGGTCCGATCGGCGGGGTGGCGGTGGACGGCGCGGGAAACCTGTACATCGCCGACGCGTTCAACGCCAAAATCCGCGAAGTGATCGCCGCCAGCGGCAACATCGTGACACTGGCCGGAAACGGGGTGGACAACTACAGCACGGGGACCGGCGTGGCGGCGCAGACCGAGATCGGCGAGCCGATGATGCCGCAACTGGACGCCAAGGGGAACCTGTATTTTGTAGAACGCAACTCGCACCGCGTTCTGGAGGTGGTCAACGCGGTGGGGGTTCCGGTGGCGTCGGGCGCGAGCCTGACGTTTGCGGCCCAGGCGACCGGCACGACGAGCGCATCGCAGACGGTGACGTTTACGAATCCCGGCCTGGCGGCGGACGCCATCAGCGGGATCAGCGCCTCGGGGGACTTCAGCGAGAGCAACAACTGCGGCACATCGCTGGCGCCGGGCGCCACCTGTACGGTGACGGTGACGTTCACGCCGGCGGCGCTCGGGACGCGGAGCGGCACGCTGGCGCTCGCGACTAACCTCGGCGCCACCAGCGTGGCGCTGATCGGGACGGGCGCGGCGCCGGCGACGGCGGGACTGCTGAGCAGCGCGCTGAGCTTCGGGAGCCAGGCCACGGGCACCACCAGCGGGGCCCAGACGATTACCGTGAGCAACGGCGGGGGCGTGCCGCTGAGCATCACTTCGATTAGCGTGACGGGGCCGTTCGCGCAGACCAACGGCTGCGGCTCGAGCGTGGCGGCGGGGGCGAGCTGCAGCGTCAGCGTGACCTTCAGCCCGACCGCAACCGGGGCGGCCAGCGGCGCGCTGACGATCAACGACAGCGCGGCGGGCAGTCCGCAGACGGTCAGCCTGAGCGGCACCGGGATTGCGCCGGGCGTGGCGATTACGCCTTCGCAACTGGCGTTCGGCTCGGTCACGGTGGGCACGCCGAGCGCGGCGCTGGGCGTGACCATCGGCAACAGCGGCAGCAGCGCGCTGACGGTGAGCGCGGTGACGGCGAGCGGGGACTTCAGCGTGGCCGGCAGTTGCGCCACCATCCCCGTCAACGGGAGCTGCAGCCTGGCGGTGATTTTCACGCCGACGGCCACCGGCGCGCGCACCGGCACGTTGACGATCACCGACAATGCGTCGAGCGGAACGCAGACGGTGCCGTTGAGCGGCACGGGCGCGGCGGCGGGCCTGAGCCTGACGCCGGCGAACCTGAGCTTCGCTCCGACGCTGGTCGGGACGAGCAGCCCGGCGCGGACGTTGACGCTGAGCAACAGCGGCACGACGGCGGTCAGTTCGCTGACGGTGACGGCGGTGGGCGCTTTCAGCGCCGCCAACAGTTGCGGGGCGACGTTGGCGGCCGGGGCGACGTGCACCCTTCAGGTGCAGTTCACGCCGCAGGTGAGCGGGGCCGAGAGCGGCGCGCTGGTGATCACCAGCAGCCTGGGCACGCAAGCGGTGGTACTGAGCGGAACGGGCGTGGCGCCGGGGGCGAACCTGAGCGTCGGCGCGCTGCAGTTCGGCGGCCAATTGAGCGGAACCAGCTCGCCGGCGCAGACCGTGGTGCTGACCAACAGCGGGACGGCGGCGTTGAGCATCACTTCCATCGCCGCCTCCAGCGGTTTCGCGGAAAGCAACAACTGCACCGGAGGAACGCTGGCGGTGGGGGCAAGCTGCGGCATCAATGTCAGCTTCGCTCCGAGCTCCACGGGCCCGGTGACCGGCACGCTGACCGTCACGGCAGGCGGCACGGTGCAGACGGTGGCGCTGAGCGGGCAGGGCACGGCGCCCGGCCTGGCGCTGACGCCGCCGTCGCTGGCCTTCGGCGCCCAGGCGGTGGGCACGGCCTCGCAGGCGCAGACCATCCTGGTGAGCAACAACGGCACGGCCGCCGCGACGCTGAGCTCGATCAGCGCCAGCGGCGACTACACGCTGGTGAGCGGCTGCTCGACGACGGCGCCGCTGGCGCCGGGCGCGAGTTGCCCGGTTTCGGTCACCTTCACGCCGTCGGCCGGGGGAGCGCGGGCCGGCGCGGTGGTGCTCAGCGGCACGGGCGGGCTGGGGAGCCTGGCCACGCTGAGCGGCACCGGGACCCAGCCGGGGATCCTGGCCAGTCCGGCGCAGTTGTCGTTCGGCAGCCAGACGGTGGGCGCGCCGAGCAATCCGCAAACCGTCACGATCAGCAACACCGGGAGCGCACCGTTGAGCTTGAGCGGCATCGCGGCGAGCGGCGACTTCAGCGCGGCGACGACGTGCGGCAGCTCGCTGGCGGCAGGCGCCAACTGCGTCATCAACGTCACGATGAACGCCACGACGACAGGAACACGCACGGGCACGCTGAACCTGTATGACAGCGTGGACGGGCTGCATCCGATCGCGCTGACGGGGGTGGGCGTGGCGGCGGGGGCGAGCCTGTCGCCCAGCGCGCTGGCCTTCGGGAGCCAGCCGATCCCGGGCGCCAACGCGGCGCTGACGGGAGCCCCGCAGACCGTGGTGCTGACCAACTCGGGCACGGCGGTGCTGAGCATTCAGTTCATCGCGGTGAGCGGGGAGTTCACAGCGTCCTCGACGTGCGGCGCCTCCCTGGCCGCCGGCGCCAGTTGCAGCATCGCGGTGACGTTTGCGCCCGTGCTGCAAGGCCATCAGACGGGGGCGCTGACCATCACCGACTCCGCCGGCACGCAGGCGGTGTCGCTGGCCGGTGACGGCAGTCCGAACGGGCTGGTGCTGAGCCCCTCGGTGCTGAACTTCGGCGGCGTGACGGTGGGACAGCCCAGCCAGCCGCAGACGGCGACGCTGACCAACAACAGCGGCCTGGCCATCAACAGCCTGGTCATCACAGCCTCGGGCGAGTTCAGCCAGACCAACACCTGCTCGACGGGCCTGGCCGCGAGCGCCAGTTGCACTATCAATATCACGCTGACGCCGGCCCTGGCGGGTCCGCTGACGGGAGCGATCTCGTTCACGGGCGCGCTGGCGAGCAGCGCGTCGAACCCGGCCCTGACGATGCGGGCGCGCCGCCTGGCGGCCGCCAGAGGATCGAGTTCGCTGGCCGTGGTCGCCATGGCGGGCAGCGGCGGATCGGCGTCGCTGACCACCACGCCGACGTCGCTGAGCTTCGGCTCGGAACCGGTGGGCACGGCAAGCGCGGCGCAGACCGTGAAGCTGACCAACGGCGGCACGGTGGCGGTGAGCGGCTTGACGATCGTGTCGACGCCGGATTTCCCCTTCACCACGACCTGCACGAGCACGCTGGCGGCCGGAGCCAATTGCAGCGTGGCCGTCACGTTCGATCCCACGGCCAGCGGACAGCGCACCGGATCGCTCAACATCACCGCTTCGGGCGGCCTGACGGCCCAGGTGGCGATGGTGGGCGCGGCCGGCGCCGCGGCCCCCCAGTTGATGGTTTCGCCGACGTCACTGACGTTTGCCAGCGAGTTGACCGGATCCACCAGCAGCGCGCAAACGGTGACGCTGAACAATCAGAGCAACTCGGCGATCTCCATTGCGGGCATCACTGCCTCGGGCGACTTTGCCACCACCAACACGTGCGGAAGTTCGCTGGCCGCCGGCGCCAGTTGCACCGCCGCGGTGACGTTCACTCCCACGGCCACGGGCAGCCGCAGCGGCACGCTGACGGTGACCTACGGCGGATCGAACACGCAAACGGTGTCGCTGAGCGGCACCGGGAGCGCGCTGACTGCGAGCATCGCCAGCGGCTCGTCGAACACGGCGAGCGTGACGGCGGGCGGAACGGCTTCCTACGGGCTGGTGTTCACGCCGTCGGCAGGGGCGAGCGGCTCGTTCAGCGTGAGCTGCGCCGGCGCGCCCCAGGGCGTCAATTGCACGGCGGCGCCGACCAGCTTCACAATCTCGGGTACCCAAGCGGCGGCGGTAACGGTCACAGTCGTCACGACGGCGCGGGGGAGCCGCGCCGTGCCGCCGCCGGATGCGCCGGCGGGCTGGCCACCGGCCGCCAACTGGGCGCTTGGCGCGCTCGGGCTGTTGCTGCTGGCGGGTTGGCTGGGGCTGCGCGGACGGGCGCGGCGCCGGCTGGTTGCGGGGATCGGCTTCTGCGCGCTGAGCCTGATGGTGGCGTGCGGCGGCGGGGCCGGGAGCGGCGGGAGCAGCTCGACGTCGGGCACACCGGCGGGCACCTATACGTTGACGGTTACCGCCAGCGGCACGAGCGGCAATGCTGTGCAGAAGCTGACGCTGATCGTGCAGTAG
- a CDS encoding GAF domain-containing protein, translated as MDLDRVEALSDDLERVAEESDAAGLLRVLVGMFKARVPHYHWVGIYLLEGGELRLGPFAGAPSPHVRIPVGEGICGAAAKQRAPIIVPDVHADQRYLACSVATRSEIVVPILDQGRVLGEIDIDSDHPNAFNEHDQALLERAASLIAGALSRAPRRPRWEQPEAVAG; from the coding sequence ATGGATCTGGACCGCGTCGAGGCTCTTTCCGACGATCTGGAGCGGGTCGCCGAGGAGAGCGACGCCGCCGGCCTCCTGCGCGTGCTGGTCGGCATGTTCAAGGCCCGCGTGCCGCATTATCACTGGGTGGGCATCTACCTGCTGGAAGGCGGCGAGTTGCGCCTGGGTCCTTTCGCGGGCGCCCCCTCGCCGCACGTGCGCATTCCCGTCGGCGAGGGCATCTGTGGCGCCGCAGCCAAGCAGCGCGCTCCCATCATCGTGCCCGACGTGCACGCCGACCAGCGCTATTTGGCTTGTTCGGTGGCCACGCGCTCCGAAATTGTGGTGCCGATTCTGGATCAGGGCCGGGTGCTGGGCGAAATCGATATCGATAGCGACCACCCCAACGCCTTCAACGAGCACGATCAGGCCTTGCTGGAACGTGCCGCCTCGTTGATTGCCGGCGCCCTCTCCCGCGCCCCCCGCCGCCCGCGCTGGGAACAGCCGGAGGCCGTGGCTGGCTAG
- a CDS encoding mismatch repair protein, whose amino-acid sequence MGAAAEYARRLEQQRRRRAEGQRLDLRLGLAKLATVAGWLILAWLSLIRHLFAGAWLWLPLALLIFLFWWHDRVIRSRRRAERLASYYERGLARLEDRWSGSGDAGERFRDPQHAYASDLDLFGAGGLFELLSTARTSMGQECLAGWLLAPAAPAAVRRRQAQVDALRPQVELRETIAALGEDLNQSVNPSRLRAWAEAAPSFRRLWLRWIFAALAAGAILLLVYAILTGQFAWLFLLVLAEVLVLFRLGSQLDPVLANRGADGAGLSLFAGVVERLPQPLPGAAAALRQLAHLSDWMEAKDSLLGKGLDFTLLYSVHLAYAAEAWRRRYGAQVAQWLDAVAQFEAVLSLACYAYEHPGDPFPELDESGAPHFLGEELGHPLLPQATCVRNSVTLDDSTRVLLISGSNMSGKSTLLRTVGINAVLAQMGAPVRARRLQLSPLALGTRLRTADSLQLGRSGFYAEILRLRQVFELTQAGLPLLFLFDELLEGTNSHDRVVGAQGLLRALLARPALGMITTHDLALTAVAAEGGVAVRNMHFEDQIEGDDVSFDHKLRPGVVQKSNALALMRIIGLDV is encoded by the coding sequence GTGGGCGCCGCTGCTGAATACGCGCGCCGCCTCGAACAACAGCGCCGCCGGCGGGCGGAGGGCCAGCGCCTCGATCTCCGCCTTGGCCTGGCCAAGCTGGCGACGGTAGCCGGCTGGCTCATCCTCGCCTGGTTGTCACTCATCCGCCATCTGTTCGCCGGCGCCTGGCTCTGGCTGCCGCTGGCGCTGCTCATTTTCCTGTTCTGGTGGCACGACCGCGTCATCCGCTCCCGCCGCCGCGCCGAGCGCCTTGCCAGCTATTACGAGCGCGGCCTGGCGCGTCTGGAGGATCGCTGGAGCGGCAGTGGCGATGCCGGCGAGCGCTTCCGCGATCCCCAGCACGCCTACGCCTCCGATCTCGATCTTTTTGGCGCCGGCGGTCTGTTCGAACTCCTCTCAACCGCCCGCACCTCCATGGGCCAGGAATGCCTGGCTGGCTGGCTACTCGCGCCCGCCGCGCCCGCCGCCGTGCGCCGGCGCCAGGCTCAGGTCGATGCGCTGCGCCCTCAGGTCGAGCTGCGCGAAACCATCGCTGCCCTGGGCGAGGACCTGAACCAGAGCGTCAACCCCAGCCGCCTGCGCGCCTGGGCCGAGGCCGCGCCCAGTTTCCGCCGCCTCTGGCTGCGCTGGATTTTTGCCGCGCTCGCCGCCGGCGCCATCCTCCTGCTCGTCTACGCCATCCTCACCGGCCAGTTTGCCTGGCTGTTTCTGCTCGTCCTCGCCGAGGTTCTGGTCCTCTTCCGCCTCGGCTCTCAGCTCGATCCCGTTCTCGCCAATCGCGGCGCCGATGGCGCCGGGCTGAGCTTATTTGCCGGCGTCGTCGAGCGCCTGCCGCAGCCGCTCCCCGGCGCTGCTGCGGCTCTGCGCCAACTCGCGCATCTTTCCGACTGGATGGAAGCCAAAGACAGCCTGTTGGGCAAAGGCCTCGATTTCACGCTTCTTTACAGCGTGCATTTGGCCTACGCCGCCGAGGCCTGGCGCCGCCGTTATGGCGCTCAGGTCGCGCAGTGGCTGGATGCGGTGGCGCAATTCGAGGCGGTGCTCTCGCTCGCCTGCTACGCCTACGAACATCCCGGCGATCCCTTTCCCGAGCTCGATGAATCCGGCGCGCCGCATTTCCTCGGGGAAGAGCTCGGTCATCCCTTGCTGCCGCAGGCCACCTGCGTCCGCAATTCGGTCACGCTCGACGATTCCACCCGCGTGCTGCTGATCTCCGGCTCCAACATGTCCGGCAAGAGCACGCTCCTGCGCACCGTGGGTATCAACGCCGTGCTTGCACAGATGGGCGCGCCCGTCCGCGCCCGCCGCCTCCAGCTCAGCCCCCTGGCGCTGGGCACCCGCCTGCGCACCGCCGATTCGCTGCAACTAGGCCGCTCCGGCTTCTACGCCGAAATTCTGCGCCTTCGCCAGGTCTTCGAGTTGACCCAAGCCGGCCTGCCGCTCCTGTTTCTGTTCGATGAGTTGCTGGAGGGCACCAACTCCCACGACCGCGTCGTAGGCGCTCAGGGCCTGTTGCGGGCGCTGCTGGCCCGTCCCGCTCTGGGCATGATCACCACCCACGATCTGGCCCTGACCGCGGTCGCCGCCGAAGGCGGCGTTGCCGTCCGCAACATGCACTTTGAAGACCAGATCGAAGGCGACGACGTCAGCTTCGACCACAAACTCCGCCCCGGCGTCGTGCAGAAAAGCAACGCCCTGGCCCTCATGCGCATTATCGGTCTGGACGTGTGA
- a CDS encoding DUF2231 domain-containing protein — protein MAEAAPIPERLQKALDRVLYARGSPVAQAMRNFLNGTWLGEPLHVVLTDIPIGLWSGAAVFDALALAGDSTWLAHAADAAITLGLAGALAAAAAGVTDWSDVDPPARRTGLFHGLLNLGAIGIFTTSLVLRRKGARTSGRIASLLGLAIMGCAARLGGQMVYQQRVGVDRSAGAEYPSEFTAIMAAEALPAGKLTRAYYNCTPIVLVRRGEQIFALAETCSHFGGPLAEGKLLEDSVVCPYHFSRFALKDGRVLNGPAVHPQPCFEVRTRKGQIEIRLPGHRAC, from the coding sequence ATGGCAGAGGCGGCTCCCATTCCAGAGCGGTTGCAAAAGGCGCTCGACAGGGTGCTGTACGCCCGCGGTAGCCCGGTCGCGCAAGCCATGAGGAACTTTCTGAATGGGACGTGGTTGGGGGAGCCGCTCCACGTCGTGCTGACGGATATCCCGATCGGACTATGGAGTGGTGCAGCGGTGTTCGATGCCCTGGCGCTGGCCGGCGACAGCACGTGGCTTGCTCATGCCGCGGATGCGGCCATCACCCTCGGTCTGGCGGGCGCGCTGGCGGCGGCAGCGGCGGGAGTAACGGATTGGTCGGATGTGGATCCTCCGGCGCGGAGAACCGGATTGTTCCACGGACTCCTGAACCTGGGCGCCATCGGGATATTCACCACCTCGCTCGTACTGCGCAGGAAGGGGGCACGAACGAGCGGCAGGATCGCTTCCTTGCTGGGGCTCGCCATAATGGGCTGCGCTGCCCGGCTCGGCGGGCAGATGGTGTACCAGCAACGCGTGGGAGTGGACCGCAGCGCAGGTGCGGAATATCCGAGCGAGTTTACCGCCATTATGGCGGCCGAGGCTTTGCCTGCGGGAAAACTGACCCGCGCGTATTACAACTGCACCCCGATTGTGCTGGTTCGGCGCGGCGAGCAGATTTTTGCGTTGGCGGAAACCTGTTCCCATTTTGGCGGCCCGCTGGCGGAGGGTAAGCTGCTGGAGGATAGCGTAGTGTGTCCTTACCACTTCTCGCGCTTTGCCCTGAAGGATGGCCGGGTGCTGAACGGACCGGCGGTGCATCCCCAACCCTGCTTCGAAGTCCGCACTCGCAAAGGACAAATCGAAATTCGCCTGCCGGGGCACAGAGCCTGTTAG
- a CDS encoding DinB family protein produces MLRCGRGKNMPAIERPQAHEADPYFFRYIDLVAGQDPLAVMEAQLAEVSALGAKISEQQSQHRYAAGKWSLRQVLNHVTDTERAFAFRTLWFARGFETPLASYDQEIAAAAAQADAIAWAEHLEEFRRVRLASVSLLAHLPAEAWDRAGIASGKRITVRALAFLIPGHVAHHLAIVHESYLSA; encoded by the coding sequence ATGCTACGATGCGGAAGAGGAAAGAACATGCCTGCTATCGAGCGCCCGCAAGCTCACGAAGCCGATCCGTACTTTTTCCGCTACATCGACTTGGTCGCGGGCCAGGACCCACTCGCCGTGATGGAGGCGCAGCTTGCCGAGGTGAGCGCGTTGGGCGCGAAGATCTCCGAGCAACAGTCGCAGCACCGCTACGCAGCCGGAAAGTGGAGCCTGCGGCAGGTGCTGAACCATGTGACCGACACCGAGCGCGCGTTCGCCTTCCGCACGCTCTGGTTCGCGCGCGGCTTCGAGACTCCGCTGGCCAGCTACGATCAGGAAATCGCCGCTGCCGCCGCCCAGGCGGATGCTATCGCCTGGGCCGAGCATCTCGAAGAGTTTCGCCGTGTCCGGCTGGCCAGCGTATCGCTGTTGGCGCATCTGCCGGCGGAAGCCTGGGATCGTGCCGGCATCGCCAGCGGCAAGCGCATCACGGTACGTGCGCTGGCGTTTCTGATTCCCGGCCACGTGGCGCACCACCTCGCGATTGTGCACGAAAGTTACCTCAGCGCTTAG